A window of the Torulaspora globosa chromosome 6, complete sequence genome harbors these coding sequences:
- the PLN1 gene encoding Pln1p (ancestral locus Anc_1.236), whose amino-acid sequence MAGSNVKVVVNKDTRDKFARNSPTLNHLYKYPAVSKTLNQVVSLPVVSQVLSLFILAALKVKHALVDSERSPRFVKVAYGSLSEMSLRLDELVNLLLFREGIDAFMKGWSAHSKKPGFWLVYFWIDYVANVSNILLNQFVVQPFKLGVKDKGAETSSGAETTPGDESLPHVSQLTSTTKSISKELHDKLQADYIAPTADFAKQKYESLVKPTAEKLNSEYIEPTKAQLSNITRPTRAHAMETYKTVSATYESNLSKSESVPRAIVSTGIDLKNLTLENLKSNRTELEKDAQEAIEHKKETLGQAAEEKVDSLGNTVG is encoded by the coding sequence ATGGCAGGATCTAACGTTAAAGTTGTGGTGAACAAGGACACTAGGGACAAGTTTGCACGAAATTCGCCGACTTTGAATCATCTGTACAAGTATCCTGCGGTTTCGAAGACGCTGAACCAGGTGGTGTCGCTTCCCGTGGTGTCGCAGGTGCTGTCGCTGTTTATCTTGGCAGCGTTGAAGGTGAAACACGCGTTGGTGGACTCTGAACGGTCACCCCGGTTTGTTAAGGTGGCTTATGGCTCTTTGAGTGAGATGAGTCTGAGGCTGGACGAGTTGGTGAATCTGCTTTTGTTCCGCGAGGGCATCGATGCGTTTATGAAGGGCTGGTCCGCGCACTCGAAGAAGCCCGGGTTCTGGTTGGTGTACTTCTGGATCGACTACGTGGCAAACGTGTCGAACATCCTGTTGAACCAGTTTGTGGTGCAGCCCTTCAAGTTGGGCGTCAAGGACAAGGGCGCTGAGACGAGCTCGGGCGCTGAGACGACGCCGGGCGACGAGAGTCTTCCCCATGTGTCGCAGCTGACCAGCACGACCAAGAGCATCTCCAAGGAGCTGCACGACAAGCTGCAGGCGGACTACATCGCCCCCACGGCGGACTTTGCCAAGCAGAAGTACGAGTCGCTCGTCAAGCCAACCGCAGAGAAGCTGAACTCCGAGTACATCGAGCCCACCAAGGCGCAACTGAGCAACATCACCAGGCCCACGCGCGCACACGCCATGGAGACCTACAAGACCGTCTCCGCGACCTACGAGAGCAATCTGAGCAAATCCGAGAGCGTGCCTCGCGCGATCGTGAGCACAGGCATCGATCTCAAGAATCTGACCCTGGAGAACTTGAAATCCAACAGGACAGAGCTCGAAAAGGACGCCCAGGAGGCCATCGAGCACAAGAAGGAAACCCTTGGACAGGCTGCCGAAGAAAAAGTCGATTCTCTCGGTAACACCGTGGGCTAG